From bacterium CG_4_10_14_0_2_um_filter_33_32, one genomic window encodes:
- the atpC gene encoding ATP synthase F1 subunit epsilon — protein MKKINLKITTPERVLLEEEIDEIVVPTRSGQITVLPDHESLISEIVPGEMIIRNQKQEKIVLIFGGFIHVQTGSKVIILADSAEHLHEVNEKEAEEARRRAEAFMREVRNDKERFADAEAELIRNLARLKVIKKYHSRRGMKLE, from the coding sequence ATGAAAAAAATAAATCTTAAAATTACTACTCCGGAAAGAGTTCTTCTAGAAGAAGAAATTGATGAAATTGTTGTGCCGACGAGATCAGGACAAATTACTGTTCTTCCTGATCATGAATCTTTGATTTCTGAAATTGTTCCAGGAGAAATGATTATCAGAAACCAAAAGCAAGAAAAAATTGTTCTAATTTTTGGAGGTTTTATTCATGTTCAGACTGGTAGTAAAGTTATTATTTTAGCCGATAGTGCCGAGCATTTACATGAAGTAAATGAGAAAGAGGCAGAAGAAGCTAGAAGAAGGGCAGAGGCGTTTATGCGGGAAGTTAGGAATGATAAAGAAAGATTTGCTGATGCAGAGGCTGAATTAATAAGGAATCTTGCAAGATTAAAGGTAATAAAAAAATATCATTCCAGACGGGGAATGAAGTTAGAATAA
- the atpD gene encoding F0F1 ATP synthase subunit beta translates to MNEGKIVQVLGPVVDVRFDEKIPAVYTALEIENGLVVEVQQHLGEGIVRTVSMSSTDGLKRGQKVVDTGIPISVPVGSETLGHMFDVLGNPIDGVEFKGSWKKYPIHRLSPKFSDQSKETEVFETGIKVIDLICPFIKGGKVGLFGGAGVGKTVVITELIRNLATEHGGYSVFAGVGERTREGNDLYYEMKESGVLDKTSLVFGQMNEPPGARLRVALSALSMSEYFRDEEGKDVLLFVDNIFRFTQAGSEVSALLGRVPSAVGYQPTLATEMGELQERITSTSKGSITSVQAVYVPADDLTDPAPATTFAHLDSTVVLSRSLSELGIYPAVDPLDSTSTALDPRLVGQEHYDVARGVQNVLQKYKDLQDIIAILGMDELSEQDKLMVARARKIQKFLSQPFFVAEVFTGVSGKYVTLEETIRGFKEILEGKHDDKPEQSFYMKGSIDEVGSKEKSKDEKAKK, encoded by the coding sequence ATGAATGAAGGAAAAATAGTTCAAGTTTTAGGTCCGGTAGTTGATGTTAGATTCGACGAAAAAATTCCCGCCGTTTACACGGCTTTAGAAATAGAAAACGGTTTGGTAGTTGAGGTACAGCAGCATTTAGGAGAAGGTATCGTAAGGACGGTATCTATGAGTTCTACTGATGGTTTAAAAAGAGGCCAAAAAGTAGTTGATACAGGGATTCCAATATCCGTTCCGGTAGGTTCGGAAACTCTAGGCCATATGTTTGACGTTTTAGGTAATCCAATTGATGGGGTAGAGTTTAAAGGTTCCTGGAAAAAATATCCGATACATCGTTTATCACCTAAATTTTCTGATCAATCTAAAGAAACTGAAGTTTTTGAAACCGGTATAAAAGTTATAGATCTTATTTGTCCTTTTATTAAGGGTGGAAAAGTTGGATTATTCGGGGGAGCTGGAGTAGGGAAAACTGTTGTTATTACTGAGTTAATCAGAAATTTAGCGACTGAGCACGGAGGCTATTCGGTATTTGCCGGAGTGGGGGAAAGAACCAGAGAAGGAAATGATCTTTATTATGAAATGAAAGAATCAGGCGTTTTAGATAAAACATCATTAGTTTTTGGGCAAATGAATGAACCCCCAGGGGCTCGTTTAAGGGTTGCTTTATCGGCTTTATCGATGAGTGAATATTTTAGAGACGAGGAAGGTAAAGATGTTCTTTTATTTGTAGATAATATTTTCCGATTCACTCAGGCAGGTTCTGAAGTATCTGCTCTTTTGGGTAGAGTCCCTTCAGCAGTAGGTTATCAGCCAACTTTAGCGACAGAGATGGGCGAACTTCAAGAAAGAATTACTTCTACAAGTAAGGGTTCTATTACCTCGGTACAGGCCGTGTATGTGCCGGCGGACGATTTAACGGATCCGGCGCCTGCAACAACTTTTGCCCATCTTGATTCAACGGTAGTATTGTCAAGATCACTTTCAGAACTAGGTATTTATCCGGCCGTTGATCCGTTAGATTCCACCTCAACCGCTTTAGACCCAAGGCTTGTTGGGCAAGAGCATTATGATGTTGCTCGCGGAGTTCAGAATGTTTTACAAAAATATAAAGATTTGCAAGATATTATAGCTATCTTAGGTATGGATGAATTGTCTGAACAGGATAAACTAATGGTTGCAAGAGCGAGAAAAATTCAGAAATTTCTTTCACAGCCATTTTTTGTTGCAGAAGTCTTTACTGGGGTTTCCGGAAAATATGTAACATTAGAAGAAACAATCCGAGGATTTAAGGAAATTCTAGAAGGTAAGCACGATGATAAGCCCGAACAGTCATTTTATATGAAGGGATCAATAGATGAAGTAGGATCCAAAGAAAAATCAAAAGACGAGAAAGCAAAAAAATAA